Part of the Ziziphus jujuba cultivar Dongzao chromosome 8, ASM3175591v1 genome is shown below.
taataaataaaaacaataaaacttaCTATTCactaatatactaaaataattagattttataatGATAAACCCGTAAATTATAAAGTttatagaaatttaaattttaagccTCTAATATTacgttttttttaattaattttctcattCCACTTATCATATTGTgtcaaattttctattttatttctaataggcaaaaattgcaaataataaaaatttgagaaTAAATTTATGCTAAAGATGAAAATGTAAAGGTAAAAaggtaaatatataaaaaaaaaatcaaaatataaggaaatgttatgcaaaaaaaaaatatgaaaatagaaTGGTAAGttagcaaaaattttaaaccaAGAGGGagatttataaacattttttccaaaaacttaATTTCATTATAGTTCCTCCTctttacagttttttttttttttttttgggggaaaatttTCCTACTCATTCCTTACATTTAATTTTagggaaaatttcatttaattatttttcaattttatcttaattatttaaaattcatctattaattttttaattaatttttataattaaaaattataaatataattataacaaaattgaaaatgtttaaataaaatttactttttatttttattaactttatcCATTAGCCCTTTTCTAATAAGCTTTTTTATAACTTGAGCTTAATTTTATCtacatcttttaaaatttgacataaatacaatttatttctctttgtttaaagattttttttttaaaaaaaaaaatccatctttatttccattatttataGCCCTTCGAGATGTAATGTTATACATAACCCTGTAAAAATTgcaaattgtaatttttaaatttaaagaataattataattgatgtaagtctaaataaaatattcttttataatttttgtttttaaaaacagtaatgatataaatattattaaaatattctacaaatttatttatcaaaaaataaatattaaaatattattaactgatatatttatataatttaaatataaaaaaataaatttttaaatagatatataaattaaaaaaataaatcaattatataCTATTGTATCACTTatcatatcatttaataaataaatttaataaatattttaataaatttaaaaatattattttcaaaaataacttctcaatatttgcttttcttttgaaaacttttttttttcttatttgtccaaacattttagaaattatgtttgaACCTTAAAAGCATAAAAACAATGTTtgagaaaatgtcaaatcaaaatatcattttcatcatttttattttacttcaaaataaaaagcaaaaaagcataaaatctCTCTGAAAACTAAGACAATTGTTTACctaaataatatggcatgaccttaataaattaacttttcatgattttaaaatacaattttttgtcATTCACTAATATCATTTTgatgaataaatttttataaaaaatttaaatatttttaacattattcttttagaaaacaataaaactattaaatttatctatgtaataatataatagataatatagtaattttttatttattcatagtaatattttatttatttaataatttacttatctatatttaagttataaaaaaaaatagaaccaaTTGGATATTGTTTTCCTCGCCCATAATATCTTTGTAAATATTCTAGTGCCTTTAGTTTTActgtttaaaacaaaattaaaagttttttgtCAACGATTAAATTTTTCAATCTTCTATTTGTTTAGttaaaaaatcaacaacaaaaaaaaaaaaaattgacacctGGTCTGCAATAAAAGCAAAActgaaattaacataaaatctcaaatcaaaaattagaaaacgTAGGGGCAACTCTGACATTAGAGCCAAAATAGAAGGGTAAAACTATAATTTCAAACATTAACTggttcaaataaaatatttgactgCAAGTCCATGCTCTGTATCTCCGATGAGCTCCCGAACCAGAATATCAATGGCGGATTCTCACAATTTCAAATAACCCAGAATCACCCACAAAAGGCTTCAGTCTTTTCTCAACTCTTTTTGGTTCCCTATCCAAAGAAGAGCTATGTCCACCTCCACTTCCAGATTCTTGTTCAGCAATGGCGTCGTCTTGCACTCCTCCGACACTCCTCCAGTCACCACCTTCCTCGAAGCCCATCCAGGTACATCCGAAAACATCATCCtttggttcttcttcttcttcttttccaacAATCGGAAAAATGAAAACCATTTTCGCTTTTTCTTAACCAGGTGCCTACACAACGACTCGTTCTCACGGAAACGCTTCCTACCTTTTGTTCTGGGAAAGACACTTGAAAAGACTCTGCCAGTCTATTCGAATCCTTTCTAATTCGAATCCTCAACTTCTATTCGGACCCAGAAAATTTTCACATCCATTCCCGTCTTTACCAACAAATTCCTTGACATGGGAATCGTCGATTCGGGATATGGTTCACGATTCGTTGAGCAAAGTATTGGAAATTGCACTGAAAGAGAGGAGCAACGGAGAGGAACTATCGGTTACAGCTATAGTTACTGGGAATTCGGAGAAGCTGAGTGAGAATGAGAATTTTGATGAAGAGCAAGTTTCTAAGTTTCTTGACGTGCATATCCATATCGGTGTTTATGTGCCTCCAGTGTTTGGTATTGGGGGAAAGGGTGAGCTTCTGGCTATGGTAGGTCGTGAGAGGGAGGTTGCCTCTGCAAAGCATTCGGATTGGGTAAGGTTGGTAATTCTTTATGCAAAGGATCCATGGACTTTTAACTCCCATTgggtttttgttattttgttatttcatcTTTGATATATGGTGCTTTTTCTattgaaatgaaattttggagaatttggttttttattattattatttttttttttttctcctcaacAGGAAAAGGAAACCTCTGGAGAACTTGAGGCCTCCTTCAGCTACTGAGCTGTTATTGTCAAATGATGGTGATCATATTCTTGAAGGCAGCTTGTCGAATTTTTATGTAGTCTGTCGCAAGGTAAGAAGATAGACTTAAAAATTTTTGGACCATGCAAGCTTAACAAACCAGAAAACTTTTTACTACTTTTGTTAGCGTGTTAAATTGGATATGACCAACTAGCAAACATGTCTTAATAGGGAATTGTAATCACATTTTTTAATAGGAAATTTCGATCTCGAAGTTGTTGCATGATTCAAAACTTATTCGCGTTGTAGGGATTTCCAGGAATTTGGTTTAGCTAAATGAATTTCAGAAACACCGTAGGATGAGCATACACCTTGTTTATGTAAGGCAGTAGTTTTTATATCTAAATTGAATTATGTGATGGATTTACACTTTTaagttaactattttttttatttttttattttaagcatATGGATTGTTAGGTGGGTAAGCATGAGACATGAACAATGTGCTAAACAAACAATTCCATTCAATACTATAGGTAGATCATGGTTCTTATCTTTCTAACACTTCGAAGTGCTCATCAAGCTATTTTAGTTAAATCTATTACTACATTTCTTGTcagaaaagtttttgaaaaataccTGGAATAATAGTATGGTCGTCCCTGATTTTATTTCATATGGATGAAAGGCAATTTATGTATTCTAGAAGGTCTTCAAATCCTTTTTGCTTAGAATGGATGCTGATATTGAGGTTAAAACACAGTGACTAGGCTTCCTGGCATTTAAACCTGATTTTTTATTGTGTGTATGTATGACTCTCGCTATTTATTTGCTTGGTTTTATTATTTCAGAATAAATTTGAAGCTGATGGAAAATGCTTGGATGATCATGAAAGTATTCATTGTTTTGAAGTTCAAACAGCTCCTCTCAGCAATAGTGTTCTTCCAGGAACCATACGCCAACTAATCATTGAGTAAgtccatttatatttttgaactaaagatattaattttaaataatatattgtatACTGTTTGTATTCAAGTTGTATGTTGCTGCTATTGCAACAAAGTGATGCTTCTCTTTCATCAATTGggcttcccccccccccccccccccccgctttctttctttcttttttcttcctttagtCTCCTTGTACAGGAAAGTATTTATAGCTTTCTCCAGTTTCCACAAAGTTGTGTTAAATGGTTGAAGTAATTTTGTTGAACTTAAATGTAAAATCCATGACCTGATAGTCTCATTCATGTATAAAAGCTGTGAACCAGTTGAAGTTTTGCTAATTAGTTGTATTAACTGAACCTTTTAAGGATTATTTACAATATTGCATATTTGAGTAACTGTGGTCTAGTCGTTTGATGGTACTGAAATGCACGGTAGTTCACCTACTAAGATTTGACTCCTAATTGTTATTGCTAATCACAATAGATAAACTGTTTTTATGACATATTGCTAATCACTATAGATAAACTGTTTTTATGATATATTTAGGTGACCACACATCCCACTGTATATGTGCAGGGTATGCTTGTCCAAGGGAATCCCCGTTCGAGAAGTGGCACCATTGTGGTCAGATCGTGAGATTTGGGAAGAGGCATTCATCTCTAGTAAacctatattaatttatttttacagttCAACCAATTAACCACTTCTACTTGTGTGAATACAACCTGTTTTGCCAGTTGCTTAAATTTTATTGGCAGATTTTGTCAGATGGTCAATGTTGGTTAAAAGTAGTAATTTGCTTTGcaatatataaaactattttaagTCTGTTTACTGTTATCTACTTCTTTCTGCTGTTTATGGTATCTTACTTGAACATCATCGTCAGTCAACTGTGTATTGTTGAACTGTTATCTATCATCTCATCTTCATACTGACAAGTGCCAATTATGTTGTTCACCCTTTTGATTCATCAAAATTTCCATTCTAAATATTCTCATATTTTAGCTAATTTTTCTGTGCAATTTGATTCCACATTACATGTCTTGCAGAATGATTGTAGTCTGTAGACCGAGAAAaggtttcctttttaaatttaaattatatgtattgCAGATAGTCTGAGACTCCTGCAGCATGTTGAGACAATTTGTGCTCCAAGTTCATGGGATTCACTGCATTTGAAATCTTGGAAGGAGATATCATGGAATCATAAGCACTTTAAGgttgtttaatttctttgtgTTTTACTTTAAATGCACAGTATCACGATTCTGCAATTGTACttgtatttttatctttttcattgTTACCAGAAGGGTCCTGGGACAATCACGACAATGATCCAGGTAACATCATATTCTTATGGTGTCCGTTTAGAATGTGTTTATATGTCAAActttttgttgcatttttataataatatagataTAAGATAGGAATAACTTTGGTTAACCCACCGCAAAATTGAAGTGTTCTTTGCTATTTTTTACCAAGCACATTAAGCACGAATGACCCTTTTTCTTCACAATCTTTTCATAATTTTGTCTTTTGAGCAGAAAGAGGTCATGGAGAGAGCAGCTCTGGAAGGGTACTCAATAAGTAACTTTATATAGAAGGTGAAAATCTGTGTGTTGTATAAACTTCTCGAGCTTCTGGCAAAGGATCAAATTCCTCCATGCTTTTTGTCTATTGTTGATGCAGGGACAGGTTTTGACCAGCCCCTACcatgtttttcaattttcccCAACTAATTAGAAAGCTTTCCATGATCACAAAAACTCTCTCATTTTATATATTGAAGATGGTGTAAATTGGACTCTCATGgattttgtatataaattttaatctttcatTTGTTTTCAGAAATAAAATGGAAGCTTGCCCTAAATATCATACTTCATATTTCTCCAAGAAAGACCAAATAAGTTCCTCCCAAAAGTTATAGTATTTCAAAGCTTGTTTTCTTGTTAACTTAAAACTCCAAGCTCCCGTAAGAAAAACCTTACTTTCTCCTGCTTGATCCATTCCCTTATGATGCACAAATCTTTTACCAGACCAATTGTAAATAATAGAGTAATTCTATAGTTATCAATTTTGTTAGTccacatattttatcaaatggtctaacaatatattattgatggtcGAAAGagtaatataatctaaatatgaatTCCAAAGAATAATGTAATCTAAATGCGAATAGATAAACTATAAAATGGATGATTGAAACTCAATACAGGCTGATCCTAATCGTATCACTTGGTATTCAAAAGAAGCTAGTAAAAAAAGTTGATGGATgtactattaatattaaaataaataagctaATAATAAGAGTAGTAATAAATAGGAATGAGAGAAATTCAGCAAAAGAATCGTTGTTGTATTTCCATTTTCAGGTTGTGAAATTTGTGGAAGGAGTTGGGTCTTGGCGCCCCCCAAAATGGTGATGCTCAGACACAGCTTTTAGAAAAAGCTAAAACCAGCACAAACCAAAAGCTGAGCCAAGCCTAGAGAAGTTTAGTATAATGGACTATATAGCCTAGACTAATTCTAGGGTTGCGCTTCATCACTGGGTTTATTTGTTTCCTTATATGGTGTTTTGTTATAAATAATACGCAATAATGAAAGGTTTTGTTGTTTTGGAGCACCATACACCATAAAACAATAGTCTGTGTGCGACCGAGTGATTTTccttcatattttcatttattaggTGTCCATTGTCCAAGTCTCTTCCTAATttgagcttcttctttttttttaaattattaaattaagggTATCCACCCCTTTTCTTTTGGTTACAAGTTGTGCAAAGTGTGAAGAAGCTCATGGTTTGCTCTCAAAATAACCAGATTATAAGGTTCACCTAAGAAATATGTGGAAAAAcattcaaaaacttaaaaatactTTAAGGTTTAGCTCTATGCACAAAAAGTCCAATTCAAGCTCTTTCGTTTGAGAACAGTTTAGTGATaaatttggttttctttttccacGTAAAACAATAAGTTAGTGTCCCTTTTCACCCTGTCGTACAATTAATTTACTTACTTAGCATTGACctgaaaagttgaaaataaaattttagtgtaATCTAATtggttaaatttatttattttaatcaaatggCGCTTATTTAAGGACGTTGAtggtattaaattttataaaattgataccaatttttttttttttttttggcttgaaaatTTTGGTACCAATTGATTCAATATATCCATCACTATCACCTTTTAAATTTTGTACTCCAGTTCtaactaatttgatttttttaaaatcaaatcaaattaatttggatTGTACGGTCAATATTTATCCAATTGGCCATGTTACCTAGCATCCATCACATATGAAAAAGCAGACTTTTTGGTTACTTGTGTGAGATGTGAACAATACATCCATTTATTGAAAGTACAAAataagggaaaataaaatacaaatttgggTCTTTTTACTTAGACTTTTtgttaactataaaaaaaaaaaaataaaaataaaaaaaaaaacctgttaGTTTAAGCAGTGTGAAAATGTTATGTGATAAATTTTCTATGTGACAAGTGACAACTTACATCAAGTAAACAATCAcatatcatttaattatttttatttttttataaataaaacctAACCCGAAAAATATGTATTGGATCACAGATAATtattgtttggttttttaatcGACAATTGACATGACAAATATCTCCCAACAAGTTGCTTTATTAAAATTGGTTTGGTTAAAACATTATTACACTTCAAAACTAtagtaaatataataaaataataattataatagataaaagtaaatttcggaccataaaaagtcaatacCGTGCAGAAGAAAAAAGGCTGTAAAAGTCAACAAATgtgaatgaaaaatatattattttatagatatatttatttcggtaaaaaaaaaaaaaaaaaaaaagggtaaaatccGATTCAATTGGAAGAGAATTGTATGTTTGTTATCGTGGGACAGAGCGCACTAAAAAGCTAACAACAACAAACAAGTCATGTGGCACTATAAATACGATGCAAACCTCAAAATCCAAACCACAACGAACGGTGTTGATAAGCATCAAGCCAAAAAGCTTCACCATTCTCTTCTCCAGCGTCAgatctctctatctctctctaaaAACAATTCCCAAGTTTCCAACCAAtcccctttctctctctagcgCGCGCCAAATACAAAACCACcttgcctctctctctctcctattttctttgtttccaaACAGGTACGCTCGCACAGTCTTTCctctttgaaaattttctcatcTATCTGTATCGAACTCCATTAATGGCGGGATAGCTAGGGAGTTTGGAAATTTtcagtattttttatattcttcttgctctgctttttttttttttctttaatatgtgCATTTTTGAACGGATTTTTGCTGCGTTTGAATTTCATTCCATATGTGTTGTTTCTTTCTGTGTGCGTGTCAAAGATTTGAAATCTAGGGTTTCCGGTGTGTAGAGTGATCATGGCCGAGGCTGCACCGACGAGTCCAGCCGGCGGGAGCCACGAGAGTGGAGGCGAGCAGAGTCCGCATGctggcggtggtggtggtggtggtggtgtgcGAGAGCAGGACCGATACCTACCGATCGCAAACATCAGCCGCATCATGAAGAAGGCTTTGCCTGCCAACGGCAAGATTGCTAAGGACGCCAAAGACACCGTCCAGGAATGCGTCTCTGAATTCATCAGCTTCATCACCAGCGAGTACTATACGTTTTCTCATTGTtggctttttttaattttttttttttttttaatattttctgaaatgtgTTTTGGTATTTTACTGTGTGAGTAGGGCGAGCGATAAGTGCCAGAAGGAAAAGAGGAAGACTATAAATGGCGATGATTTGTTGTGGGCAATGGCAACACTAGGTTTCGAGGACTATATCGAACCGCTTAAGGTTTACCTGGCTAGGTATAGAGAGGTAATTGTGAATCTCTAATGCTTTGCATGAGCTCATAGTTTTATGCTTGGTCGTGTTCAGTTTGAGGGATGATATGCGATGCGGATCTATGTTAATTAAGTAATGTACAGACGAAAATTCTGCCTCTA
Proteins encoded:
- the LOC112490424 gene encoding uncharacterized protein LOC112490424 isoform X1 gives rise to the protein MSTSTSRFLFSNGVVLHSSDTPPVTTFLEAHPGAYTTTRSHGNASYLLFWERHLKRLCQSIRILSNSNPQLLFGPRKFSHPFPSLPTNSLTWESSIRDMVHDSLSKVLEIALKERSNGEELSVTAIVTGNSEKLSENENFDEEQVSKFLDVHIHIGVYVPPVFGIGGKGELLAMVGREREVASAKHSDWVRKRKPLENLRPPSATELLLSNDGDHILEGSLSNFYVVCRKNKFEADGKCLDDHESIHCFEVQTAPLSNSVLPGTIRQLIIEVCLSKGIPVREVAPLWSDREIWEEAFISNSLRLLQHVETICAPSSWDSLHLKSWKEISWNHKHFKKGPGTITTMIQKEVMERAALEGYSISNFI
- the LOC112490424 gene encoding uncharacterized protein LOC112490424 isoform X2, with protein sequence MSTSTSRFLFSNGVVLHSSDTPPVTTFLEAHPGAYTTTRSHGNASYLLFWERHLKRLCQSIRILSNSNPQLLFGPRKFSHPFPSLPTNSLTWESSIRDMVHDSLSKVLEIALKERSNGEELSVTAIVTGNSEKLSENENFDEEQVSKFLDVHIHIGVYVPPVFGIGGKGELLAMVGREREVASAKHSDWVRKRKPLENLRPPSATELLLSNDGDHILEGSLSNFYVVCRKNKFEADGKCLDDHESIHCFEVQTAPLSNSVLPGTIRQLIIEVCLSKGIPVREVAPLWSDREIWEEAFISNSLRLLQHVETICAPSSWDSLHLKSWKEISWNHKHFKGPGTITTMIQKEVMERAALEGYSISNFI
- the LOC112490424 gene encoding uncharacterized protein LOC112490424 isoform X3; this translates as MSTSTSRFLFSNGVVLHSSDTPPVTTFLEAHPGAYTTTRSHGNASYLLFWERHLKRLCQSIRILSNSNPQLLFGPRKFSHPFPSLPTNSLTWESSIRDMVHDSLSKVLEIALKERSNGEELSVTAIVTGNSEKLSENENFDEEQVSKFLDVHIHIGVYVPPVFGIGGKGELLAMVGREREVASAKHSDWVRKRKPLENLRPPSATELLLSNDGDHILEGSLSNFYVVCRKNKFEADGKCLDDHESIHCFEVQTAPLSNSVLPGTIRQLIIEVCLSKGIPVREVAPLWSDREIWEEIV
- the LOC107413675 gene encoding nuclear transcription factor Y subunit B-1 yields the protein MAEAAPTSPAGGSHESGGEQSPHAGGGGGGGGVREQDRYLPIANISRIMKKALPANGKIAKDAKDTVQECVSEFISFITSEASDKCQKEKRKTINGDDLLWAMATLGFEDYIEPLKVYLARYREVIGDTKGSARGGDGSVKREPVGAGPGQNSQFVHQGSLNYISSQAQHMIVPSVHGNE